gccggtacggccggtatttgGACCGATACGAAATAGGTACAATTTTTATACCGGACCAGTAGCCGGTACGGCATATTCCAGCCCGTAcggtaaaaaattaaaaacactgaCCAATACGATGGCATTCGTTCTTTTGAGAGACCATTATGATGGCATTTGGTTTTTCCAACCATCAGTTACTAATTACAAAATTTCTAAAAGGAACAGCCGTGAATCAAGCCCAAGGTAGGTACCTCATTTATCCCTTGAGCTGCACGAACAAATCGCCTAATCAATGAATCAAAAGTCATTAATTGGAGCAGCATGTATGTGAAATAAATAGGTATAGTCAATAGTCATGAGTTACCCTTACCTTAAGAAACATTTTGTTGTTGGGGCTGTCATTTCGAACTTCAAGAAATTCAAAACAGCAGATTCCATTTGCAGAACCTGCATCATATGAAATGCTAATGCTTATGCCGCATTAGCAAAATGCAACCTAGGAAATAGAAGTGCAGCCAGAGGAGGATATGACACAAACCTCTTCCTTGAAATAGGTGTTATCAGTTATGTAACAGAACTCTTCTACTTGGGGTGCACAAATCTCCTCATATTTGCTGGCAATATGATACTTTTTTCTTGTTAATATCATCAACAGGTAattaaaagatttataacatatttaaatatggATCAagaatcattttagtttttgttcgaACTTGAGGGTCATAAGAATTCAAGAGACAGACGCATAAAGTAAATCCAACACCATTTATTACACGTTTAATGGAGCCCGAAATATTTATCAGGGGTAGTAATAAATATTGTGTAGCATCCACTCGACGTTTCTTTCTCCCTCCCAAAAAATACCATGAGGAAATGTAGTCTTACGAGGCAATCATCATGCAAGCGACGCCAAGTAACTGTAACCGTTGCCTATTCATCACATTCCCTGAAAGATACCGATCTATGTAGTTTACAGTCAAATATAATGTGTCAGGTACAAGTCTGTACTCTTCAGCCACCTGCAGTTGCGTAAATAGGGGTTCAGAACAACAAGATAAATACCAAAAACTCAATTTTGAAAGCAAGTGAAAGTGATCCTCACAAACTTCAATCTCTTAAAGCATGCATCCAGGGTATACTAAATATGTACAACTTTTATTATACAAGGATTACCTCCACTAGCCAATCAATCAGTATTGCACGCATGCTGGCATTGATGTCCTTTTGGACTCTCTCCATGAAGTCTGTGGAAGGCCTTTTCTTTGCCTAAAAGTCCAAGGAATTAAACAGATCACAAGAAGAATATGTATAGccgaagaaaatgaatttttttttttttaataagtgaagaaaaaaaaaaaattgaccaagtCCCGTGTCTACTAGTATTAAGACTAAAACAGACAAACCTCAGACGCACGCAAGTGCTTGTAAATATCACAGGCAAAAGTTGCACAAAGCTGGGGATCCTTgtaatttttatcaatattaacAATTTCATCATCTGTTTCCATGGCTGCAAGGATATCTCTATTGCAAATATTCCCTGCAAGCAAATCAATATAAACCACATTAGGAAGTCAAGGATACAAGAAATTAGTGTTGGTAGACATGAAACTTAAACAAcatatcaataataaaaatttatggccaatttttaatgaaatttataatattagatgaattataaatatatttatttgctGAAGTTAAATACCAATTTTTTCTTCGAGGTCTGAAATGTAGAGGTTGCCGAATGTCTTCCTTTCTATGGAATCAACTGCTGGAACATCGTTATTGTCCACGTATTCAACTTCGGGACTCTTGAAAGAATCACAAGTAGACATTGATTCATCCAAAGAAACTGAAAGTCCATCTGATTTACTTGGAGAAACATCCATGCTGAACTGTGCAGGAATGGGAACAGTGTTGTGGAAAGTTCCATCGCTTCTAGAGAAAGATGTAACCTTGCTACAAGGAACAACTGCTGTTGATTTAAGATTCAAGGAAGGAGGAAAACTGGTCCTGGGGAGTCCTGTGCTACCGGTGTTTGCAGGAGGCCCCTTTTTTGCCTTGGCAATTTTAGTTGCAGATGACACCTTCAATTAAAAAGCACAGTGCTTATCGTAAAGTTTAGAATCATATTTACCTATACCAAGACAGGATGAAAACTGAGATACAGATTATTAGTTCAATGAGTTTTATGGCATTAATACCAGTCATGagcataaataaaaattcttaataaTGGGTTTGACTTTAATCCAAgatttctataattttagctCTTGTTATGCAACATCAGTCACTGCCATTAATGGGTGCAAAAACTTGTACAATTCAAAGCAAGCAATTCAAGACTGAGGCTCAAATATAAGAATTGAGTATAAAGAAAAATCAAGACGAAAAAAAAGAAGCGAAAGAGTCCAGTTGTTTTCGAACTGAAATGTACTATATCAGCTATAAAAAAACGGCTATTTGATTTCCTAAAAGCACGCACTGtttatgaatttaaagaattagaGTCAAATTTTTTGTCTTTGAGTACAGTTCTGCTCCGGTTGCCAAAAGACTCTGTCAAACCAAGTCCAATTGTTGTGTTCTGCTTCACTTCCCCAGAGTTTCTTAAGAACGTACTGGATCAGCGTCCATTTCTTGAAATGAAAAACTTTACGAAACAGAAAATGTAGTCACGGAACCGGAAGTATGACCAAGATAGATATTTAGAAACAATTAATTTGCAATAGGCCACAAATCAAAAGCAACATGTTTTGTAAACGGACGAGAACTGCATAAACTAAAAACATGCAAAAACCTCGTTGAAAGGTAATGACTGATCATAACGAAAGCTTCAAACTTCTTTTAAATATCTATTTCTTTTCACcacattttctttgtttctaatGGTTTTTCGCACCGTTTACTCAGCAaccaaaacagaacaaaaaagaaacgaTGAAGACGGTAAATACCAAAGCAGAATACGGGACGGAGCTCCGGGAAGAGACGTTAGCCACGTTCTTGACATTCGTCAGGTTACAGAGTGGCGCTCGCTTCTTCGCCAACGTAGCCTTTCCCATATTCTCTGATGATGAAGACGACGCATTCCGCTTCGCCAGTGACGAAGACGTCGAGGACGAAAACGATGAACGACGATTCTGGGTCGACATTTTCAACGGAACCCAATTCAAAGCTCGGGTCCAAGAAGCTCAAGAACAAGAAAGCAAGCTTAACACCCAAGAGCTTCTTTCACAGAGATCAGAGCGAGGAGTTAAGAGAGGCTGATTTATTGATGGAAGGATTTTGAATTGAAGAGGAGTGCTAGCCGTTGGATCAACTCGGTAAATGTTCACGGGAGCCGGGGGAAAGGGTGGGGCCCATATTCCCAGACTCTGTACGTCCTTGCATGAGTTTAAAGAGAGCTATGTTATTCATCACAAACGAATGAGTTGATGGCACGTAGGAATAAGTCGTCGGTTACTGTTGGGAAGGTCACAGAGCCGTCAGGCTAGGCTTTAGGTTCcaagttttgaatttgaattcaAACGGTCAGTGGATCTGTGGACAGATACACACAGTACCCTAGCCGGTCGGTCATACATGGGAAGTCGATATCTTTATACCAAAAGTATTCCAACAATTTCTCATATACAATCATTATAACCATTTATGCTCTTACGATTgatatgaaaaatcatttattaaaaaaaaaacaatttcaaatcGGTATATAGagcatacttaataaaatactGACAAgtcataatttaattaaaaatataaattttaaaatttaaatattataaattaaattttactatttaaacacCGAGAATAGaatatctttttattaaataaataatctttgTATAACTTGATCTTGATTTCATAGAATTTAAGATTTTTCTATGAGCCAAGTAGAGGTAACATGTTTggaatttttattcaaattttgaaacctAAAACAGAATAGAGATATATAAAGTGACTATCCTGTTCTAGAATTTCTAGAACTTACTGTGAGAGAAATAGACATATAAAATAAGTATCAtagtatttattgaatattaatattgataaaaaaaactcGTTTGGATagttaaaaagaattataaatattgtggAGCATATTGTATATATCTATCTTTCTCATTATAAACTTTAGAGTTTGGACAGGAATTATAATGGGTCCGGGGGTAAAATTCCCTTAGCCCAAAAGGCATCCGAGGCCTAACCCAAAGAGGCACCATCAAGAAGTAAGAGGAAAAGATAAGGAGAGGATAAGAAAAAGTAAGtgtcaaaaggaaaataaagaggtggagggaaagagagaaaaatgagaaatgagatAAAGCAAATGAGACATCAAGATATGAGTGAGAAAAAGCTTACTTCTTCACTTGCTACTAGCAAAGGCCAGAATAAAATGGACTTCTTCTAGACGGCTAAAAggggggaagaggaagagaacagAGGGATCATCTTTAATCTGAGGACGAGAGCTTCAGAGAGAGGATCTTCTCTAGAAAAGGGGTCTCCGACCTCCATTgtacaaaaagaaatgagagtcTGTGAGAGACagtaaaataatcatattataaTAGATTTGTCATCCAAACAACCCATAGGCGTAAGTCCTATGTTGAACCATATAAATCTATGTGTCTCCATCTCCATTTAtatttcttgtatttattttttattcactaCTATAGATGTATGTATGAGCATTGTACTACCACTCCAGACCTTCATCGTGGGCTTTGAACTGCCTAATCTAGTCTTGGACTACCTCAATGAACCAAAATTAAGAAAGACTATTTTTCCCGTTCCAACCTATTGTACTATTTTTTGGCATTAAAAGGTCCAAAACataattagagaaatgattctactaaattgaaatttgaaaaagaaatggtaCCCTAAGTACTATTACAAAAAGTACAAATACTAATCACTCACCAGCTTTAGTTCTCGGGTTATCTTCTGCACCCATTGCctataacatttttattgttgtttagtTTTACTTTGAACACTATTATTTTGGGGATGGGTTCTGATTTTAATGTTAAAAATGTATTGGGTCACTCTAAAGATAATAtttacaccaaaaaaaaaaaaaaaatgcaacagAGGAAAAACTCTTGAGATAGGTTCTTGTGAGTTTGAGAgggaattaaatattttcattgcATTGGAAGATTAATGGAATCACCTTTAAGGAAAGAAGGAATTAGAGTCGATAATAGAAGTGAGTGGAATCGCAGGGTAGACAATCTAGTAACTATTGaggaaatttaataatttgcacATGGGTATACCTAGTTTTTAGTAAGTTTGTTTACCTAGTCATAGGAGATTGTTTTTAACGTGGGATACTGGATAGTGCCTATTTTCATGTTGCTTTCAGTTATGGATTAGCCTATTTATAGGCTGTTTGTTTATCAATGAAAATGCAAAAAGTTTATCCTTTGCTTTCTCTATATCCTCTGCTTCCTACTATTGTTGTGCAAAAacgttttattagttttttgtttatatCAATGGTACCAAACCAGATTTCGAGGAGAGTAAAAGTGAAATTGATGGCTTTCGAAAGTTTTGTATAGCCAGCAATTCCACGCTTTGATGGTCACTATGACCATTGGAGCATGCTCATGGAGAACTTCTTGAGATCTAAAGAATATTGGACGGTTATTGTTTCTAAAGTAGCAAAACCAGCGAAAGGTGTTGTGCTGACAAATGAGCAAAACACAAAGCTTGAACGGCTGAAGTTAAAGGATCTTAAAGCAAAGAATTATCTCTTCCAAGCTATTGATCGCTCAATCTTGGAAACCATTCTTTGCATGGACACCACCAAGCATATTTGGGATTCCATGAAGAAAAAGTACCAAGGTACAGCAAGGGCTAAGAGGCAGCATCTTCAAGCACTTCATTCAGAGTTCGAAATGCTTCAAATGAAGTCAGGAGAGTCAGttacaaactatttttcaaGAACAATGGCAATCGTTAACAAGATGTAGATCCATGGCGACAAGACAGAGGATGTTCTCATTGTTGAGAAGATTTTTTGATCCTTGAcaccaaaatttgattttgttgTCTATTCTATAGAAGAAGCTAATGATGTTGCTTTATTGTCAATTGATGAATTACAAAGTTCTTTGTTGGTTAATGAGCAAAAAATTAATCAGcagaaaaaagaagaacaagcatTGAAGGTCTTATCAGAAAATCACTCTACAAGAAAAAGTAGAGCTGATAGAGAATGAGGTCGAGATAAAGGAGGCAGAAATAACAGTGATCTTGGGAACCAACAacaaaatcatcatcatcaagagaGTCAATTTCAAGGAAAAGGCAGAGGACGTAGAGGTCACCACTCAACAACTTATAGATCAAAGTCAGCAGACAAGTCCTATGTTGAATGTTACAGGTATCATAGGTATGGCCATTATAAATCAGAATGTCAAACTGATTTGAATAAATAAAGTGGAGATCAAACTAAATTtgcagaaaaggaaaaagatgtgtcTCTTTTGATGGTGTGTCACGTAAAAGAAGAAACTCAACAAAACATGTGGTATTTAGACACTGGCTGCAACAACCACGTGTGGAGAGAATGAGGCATTCTCTCACTTGAATGAATCCTTTCGCAACTCTATTAAGTTTGGTGACAAATCCACAATTTCTGTTATGAGAAAAGGAAAGGTAACAATCCAAACCAAAGGAAATTCCACTCACACTATCATTATTGTTCTTTTTGTGCCAAATTTAAAGACCAACTTGCTTAGTGTGGGtcaattacaagaaaaatgatacgATATTTTTTATCAAAGATGGAGTATGTCAGATTCAAGACGTAAAGTTGGGCTTAATTTTGCTCAAATTAACATGACGGCAAATTGTATGTTCCCACTTTATCTCCACAACACCGCTCATTTGTGCTTCTCAGCAAAATTAAAAGATGAGGCATGGCTATGGCACTTTCGCTATGGGCATTTGAATTTTGGCAGATTGAAAATACTACAACAGAAGAACATGGTGACAGGGCTTCCTCAAATTACAGCTTCTTctcaagtttgtgaagaatgTGTTGTTAGCAAACAACACCATAATCAATTCCTATAAGGAAAATCTTGGAGAGTAAAGAAGGCATTGGAGCTTGTTCATTCTGACATTTGTGGGCCAATAACACCATATTCTAATGGAGGTAAAAGATATATAATAccttcattgatgattatagtcATAAGATATgggtttaattttttgtaagaaaaatCTGAAGCCTTTACAgcttttaaaagctataaagcACTCGCTGAGAAAGAAGTTGGCAACCTAATAAAAGTTCTTTACACGAATCCCAGTGGAGAATATAACTCAcatgaatttgtaattttttgtgagaaCCATGGAATCAAGAGACAACTTACAACAACTTATACACCCAAACAGAATGGTGTATGCGAGAGGAAGAACCACACCATTATGAACATGGTGCAAAGCCTTTTGACAACAAGTGGCATTCCAAAAAGTTTCTGGCCTGAAGCAGTTAATTGGAGCATTCATATATTGAACAAAAGTCTCACACGTGCTGTTCAAAATATGACACCGAAGGAAGCATGGAGCGAATGGAAACCTACTATAGATCATTTCTCGATTTTTGGGTGTATTGATTATGCCCATATTCCAGatgagaagagaaggaagatagATAACAAGCGagaaaaatgcatttttcttgGTGTTAGTGATAAATCAAAAGCTTATAAACTACACAATCTTAGCACGATGAAAATTGTCATCAGCCGTGATGTGGTATTTGATGAAAAGGGCACCTGGTCATGGAATCAAAATGGTGTTAAAGAATATATTCCAGCagattttgatgatgatgagaAAGGGCAGTAGCCTATAGATAATGAGCAAGAAGAGGAAGTCACTCAAAATGTTCCAATAGCTTATCAAAGCCCACTTGCAGCTGAATCACAAAGGCCTCAACGTGTTCGAAAAAGACCAGCATAGATGACTAATTATGAGGTAACTGGAGTTGACCAAGGTGATGACCCAATTACAAATTTTTGCTCTGTTTTCAGATTGTGATCCTACCATTTTTGAAGTGGTTGTCAAAGAACCAAAATGGAGAAAGGCTATGGATGCTGAAATTACAGCCATCGAAAGAAATGATACATGGGAGTGATGTGATCTTCCAAAAGGGCAGAA
This is a stretch of genomic DNA from Carya illinoinensis cultivar Pawnee chromosome 15, C.illinoinensisPawnee_v1, whole genome shotgun sequence. It encodes these proteins:
- the LOC122295403 gene encoding cyclin-A1-1; protein product: MSTQNRRSSFSSSTSSSLAKRNASSSSSENMGKATLAKKRAPLCNLTNVKNVANVSSRSSVPYSALVSSATKIAKAKKGPPANTGSTGLPRTSFPPSLNLKSTAVVPCSKVTSFSRSDGTFHNTVPIPAQFSMDVSPSKSDGLSVSLDESMSTCDSFKSPEVEYVDNNDVPAVDSIERKTFGNLYISDLEEKIGNICNRDILAAMETDDEIVNIDKNYKDPQLCATFACDIYKHLRASEAKKRPSTDFMERVQKDINASMRAILIDWLVEVAEEYRLVPDTLYLTVNYIDRYLSGNVMNRQRLQLLGVACMMIASKYEEICAPQVEEFCYITDNTYFKEEVLQMESAVLNFLKFEMTAPTTKCFLRRFVRAAQGINEVPSLQLECLANYIAELSLLEYNMLCYAPSLLAASAIFMAKYLLFPSQKPWNSTLQHYTIYKPSDLCNCVKDLHRLCCDSHTSSLPAIREKYSQHKYKYVAKKYCPPTIPAEFFQN